In a genomic window of Solidesulfovibrio fructosivorans JJ]:
- a CDS encoding DUF1254 domain-containing protein: MRYTTIALVAVALALSACARTKGPAVVPPPAAPPQTYKMTTPMPPGVAAPASVETRLGTLRFDSGFPDAATVAKLYDNLDFQRAVQAYLLGLPAVNQASNRNAIATLGPKNATVPIFEQLVNSRSIFLTANDNTVYSWTWVDLKDGPLVLEVPPKVLGLIDDMWYRWVGDVGITGPDHGKGGKYLLLPPGYKGAVPKGYHVVHAPTYSLWIPWRSFLVAGDPKPGVDLVKKFTRIYPLGHKGPAPEMHFVDLSNKDFNTVAPADYSFWGLLNQVVQEEPTASLDPVTLGYFASIGIEKGKPFAPDARLRKILTEAVAVADGTARAVAYKMRQKAGYYYANSAWRVPFVGGYKFESQPGVDNLDGAIMFFFVATGVTPAMEVQMVGRGSQYAWALLDANGKPLDGGKNYTLHLPPNIPVKDFWSVIVYSNQTRSMLQTDQEFPSVSSQTKGLAVNADGSVDVYFGPKPPAGKEKNWVQTIPGQGWNVILRLYGPLEPWFAHKWRPGEIVPMP, encoded by the coding sequence ATGCGATATACAACAATAGCGCTTGTGGCCGTGGCGCTGGCCCTGTCCGCCTGCGCCCGGACGAAAGGCCCGGCCGTTGTGCCGCCGCCTGCCGCACCCCCGCAGACGTATAAAATGACCACCCCCATGCCGCCGGGCGTGGCCGCGCCGGCGAGCGTGGAAACGCGCCTTGGCACCTTGCGTTTCGACTCCGGCTTCCCGGATGCGGCGACCGTGGCCAAGCTCTACGACAACCTGGATTTCCAGCGCGCCGTGCAGGCCTATCTGCTGGGGCTGCCGGCCGTGAACCAGGCCTCCAACCGCAACGCCATAGCGACGCTCGGCCCGAAAAACGCCACCGTGCCCATTTTCGAGCAGCTCGTGAATTCGCGTTCGATTTTCCTGACCGCCAACGACAACACCGTCTACAGCTGGACCTGGGTTGACCTCAAAGACGGGCCGCTGGTGCTCGAAGTGCCGCCCAAGGTCCTCGGGCTCATCGACGACATGTGGTACAGGTGGGTGGGGGATGTCGGCATCACCGGCCCGGACCACGGCAAGGGCGGCAAGTACCTGCTTTTGCCTCCCGGTTACAAAGGCGCCGTGCCCAAGGGCTACCACGTGGTCCATGCGCCGACCTACAGCCTGTGGATTCCCTGGCGCAGCTTCCTCGTCGCCGGTGATCCCAAGCCCGGTGTGGATCTCGTCAAGAAGTTCACCAGGATCTATCCCCTGGGACACAAGGGACCGGCTCCCGAAATGCATTTCGTGGACCTGTCGAACAAGGACTTCAACACCGTGGCCCCGGCCGATTACAGCTTCTGGGGACTCCTGAACCAAGTGGTGCAGGAGGAGCCGACCGCGTCCCTCGATCCGGTGACGCTGGGCTATTTCGCCTCCATCGGCATCGAAAAGGGCAAGCCGTTCGCGCCCGACGCCCGCCTGCGCAAGATCCTGACCGAGGCCGTGGCCGTGGCCGACGGCACGGCCCGGGCGGTGGCCTACAAGATGCGCCAGAAAGCGGGCTACTATTACGCTAACAGCGCCTGGCGGGTGCCCTTCGTCGGCGGCTACAAATTCGAGAGCCAGCCCGGGGTCGACAACCTCGACGGGGCCATCATGTTCTTCTTCGTGGCTACGGGCGTGACTCCGGCCATGGAGGTGCAGATGGTCGGCCGGGGCTCCCAGTACGCCTGGGCCCTGCTCGACGCCAATGGCAAGCCCCTCGACGGCGGCAAAAACTATACGCTGCACCTGCCGCCGAACATCCCGGTCAAGGATTTCTGGTCCGTCATCGTCTACAGCAACCAGACCCGCTCCATGCTCCAGACCGACCAGGAATTTCCGAGCGTCAGCAGCCAGACCAAGGGGCTCGCCGTCAATGCGGACGGGTCTGTGGACGTGTACTTCGGGCCGAAGCCTCCGGCGGGCAAGGAGAAGAACTGGGTCCAGACCATCCCAGGCCAGGGCTGGAACGTGATCCTGCGGCTTTACGGCCCGCTCGAACCGTGGTTCGCGCACAAGTGGCGGCCCGGGGAGATCGTGCCCATGCCGTAA
- a CDS encoding MlaD family protein, whose product MKPAGGVSQRRRPPLFTMSAKANKTLIGLFVLGALALGLGAIVALGSGTLFTPKLRCIMFFPNSVSGLEVGAPVLFRGVPLGTVKGIRILADPEHLKFYIPVVVEILGGRVELSGPGPKRTVETLLQARDTSPADLLRLLIRKGLRAQLVTQSFVTGQLAIALDLMPDTPERLVGKSDLVEIPTVPSMFEKLTKTLEKLPLQELVDRLIGAVTGIEALVNSPQVKRMPAKIDTALTSATTMLEAVKSQVNPLAHMLEITLDAYSGLARNVDRRADGLAAAAISAMGSFDATLKDARGALGNFQKIVNANSPTVTDLNRALSEIARAARSIRELADFLERHPEALIQGKGGARK is encoded by the coding sequence ATGAAACCGGCCGGCGGCGTTTCCCAGCGTCGCCGGCCGCCGCTTTTCACCATGAGCGCCAAAGCCAACAAAACCCTGATCGGCCTGTTCGTGCTCGGAGCCCTGGCCCTGGGGCTCGGGGCCATCGTCGCCCTGGGCTCGGGCACGCTTTTCACGCCGAAACTCCGCTGCATCATGTTTTTCCCCAATTCCGTCAGCGGACTCGAGGTCGGCGCACCGGTTCTTTTTCGCGGCGTCCCCCTGGGCACGGTCAAGGGAATCCGCATCCTGGCCGATCCGGAGCACCTGAAGTTTTACATCCCCGTGGTGGTGGAAATCCTGGGCGGCCGCGTCGAACTGAGCGGCCCGGGGCCCAAACGGACGGTTGAAACACTCCTGCAGGCGCGCGACACCTCGCCCGCCGATCTGCTGCGGCTGTTGATCCGAAAGGGCCTGCGCGCCCAGCTCGTCACCCAGAGCTTCGTGACCGGGCAACTGGCCATCGCCCTGGACCTCATGCCCGACACCCCGGAACGGCTGGTCGGCAAGTCCGATCTGGTCGAGATCCCCACCGTGCCGTCCATGTTCGAAAAGCTGACCAAGACCCTGGAGAAGCTCCCGCTCCAGGAACTCGTCGACCGGCTTATCGGCGCGGTCACGGGCATCGAGGCCCTGGTCAACTCGCCCCAGGTCAAGCGGATGCCGGCCAAGATCGACACCGCGCTCACCAGCGCCACGACCATGCTGGAAGCCGTCAAAAGCCAGGTGAACCCGCTGGCGCACATGCTGGAAATAACCTTGGACGCCTACAGCGGCCTGGCCCGGAATGTCGACCGCCGCGCCGACGGACTGGCGGCGGCGGCCATCTCCGCCATGGGCTCCTTCGACGCAACCCTCAAGGATGCCCGGGGGGCGCTCGGCAATTTCCAGAAGATCGTCAACGCCAACTCGCCCACCGTCACGGACCTCAACCGGGCCTTGTCGGAAATCGCGCGCGCCGCCCGGTCCATCCGCGAACTGGCCGACTTCCTCGAACGCCACCCCGAGGCCCTCATCCAGGGTAAGGGAGGAGCCCGCAAATGA
- a CDS encoding tetratricopeptide repeat protein: MTQATDNTKPWERAALFAAGIILASPVLYLLVFGPGKPPPKDTPAAFVGSAKCQKCHETQYKKWLGSDHRLAMAEAGEGTVLGDFGNVSFTDPYSHVVSRFFRKDGRYYVETEGPDGKPGQFRIAYTFGARPLQQYLVPFPGGRLQCLNIAWDVDKKTWYRLPPYDAVPPGDWLHWTGGGQTWNAMCAECHSTNVTKGYDPETGDYHTTWSEITVGCEACHGPGSKHLAWAAMPPLARSRTDNSGLTVRTGNVTADAQIRLCAPCHSRRFQLGDNRHVQGELLDLMVPELLNEGVYYPDGQILGEDYVYGSFAQSKMHQRGIRCSDCHDVHSGKLHKEGNAVCTQCHRAAVYDTKEHHFHKEVHEGKPSDGHLCVKCHMPGRYYMGIDYRPDHSLRVPRPDLSASIDTPNACMAKGCHADKSLAWNIEACTKWYGETRKPQYGTVFAAGRARKPEAEAGLIRLAEDPLLPAIVRATALGLLRAYPNPASHACLAKGLDDPDALIRYTAIRSLEYFDPDTRLRRIAPKLYDPVKAVRMEAAMMLSALPEDRLRPDDREAFRKALGDYRQAMRYNADLAPERYNLGNLAANRHDVPTAIREYEKAIAIDSQFYPAKVNLAVLLNGQGKNEEAERLLKEVLLQRPELYEVSYSLGLLLAEMRKYKEAEHYLESAAMGMDYGRASYNLGQVLLVLGEPERAARAFSRALELAPGDQQAFAALAGLYLRTGRTDKARELAERLLHEFPNHQGAKQLLRRLGN, translated from the coding sequence ATGACGCAGGCCACGGACAACACCAAACCCTGGGAACGGGCGGCCCTTTTCGCCGCCGGGATCATCCTGGCCTCGCCGGTTCTCTATCTGCTCGTCTTCGGCCCGGGAAAGCCCCCGCCCAAGGACACGCCGGCCGCCTTCGTCGGCAGCGCGAAATGCCAGAAGTGCCATGAGACGCAATACAAGAAATGGCTCGGCTCCGACCACCGCCTGGCCATGGCCGAAGCCGGCGAGGGCACGGTGCTCGGCGATTTCGGCAACGTCAGCTTCACCGATCCCTACAGCCACGTGGTCTCGCGTTTTTTCCGCAAGGACGGCCGCTATTACGTCGAAACCGAAGGCCCGGACGGCAAGCCCGGGCAGTTCCGGATCGCCTACACCTTTGGCGCGCGCCCCTTGCAGCAGTACCTCGTGCCCTTTCCCGGCGGCCGGCTCCAATGCCTCAACATCGCCTGGGACGTGGACAAAAAGACCTGGTACCGCCTGCCGCCCTATGACGCGGTCCCGCCGGGCGACTGGCTGCACTGGACCGGCGGCGGGCAGACCTGGAACGCCATGTGCGCCGAGTGCCACTCGACCAACGTGACCAAGGGCTACGATCCCGAAACCGGCGACTACCATACCACCTGGTCCGAGATCACCGTGGGCTGCGAGGCCTGCCATGGCCCGGGCTCCAAACACCTGGCCTGGGCCGCTATGCCGCCTCTGGCCCGAAGCCGGACCGACAATTCCGGCCTCACCGTGCGCACGGGAAACGTCACCGCCGACGCGCAAATACGGCTGTGCGCGCCCTGCCATTCCCGGCGCTTCCAGCTCGGCGACAACCGCCATGTCCAGGGCGAGCTGCTCGACCTCATGGTGCCGGAGCTTTTAAACGAAGGGGTCTATTATCCCGACGGCCAGATCCTCGGCGAGGACTATGTGTACGGCTCCTTTGCCCAAAGCAAGATGCACCAGCGCGGCATTCGGTGCAGCGATTGTCACGACGTGCATAGCGGCAAGCTTCACAAGGAAGGCAACGCCGTGTGCACCCAATGCCACCGGGCCGCCGTCTACGACACCAAGGAGCATCATTTTCATAAGGAAGTGCATGAGGGAAAGCCAAGCGACGGGCACCTGTGCGTCAAGTGCCACATGCCCGGCCGCTATTACATGGGCATCGACTACCGCCCGGACCACAGCCTGCGCGTGCCCCGTCCGGACTTAAGCGCCAGCATCGACACGCCCAACGCCTGCATGGCCAAGGGCTGCCATGCGGACAAGAGCCTCGCCTGGAATATCGAGGCCTGCACGAAATGGTACGGCGAGACGCGAAAGCCCCAGTACGGGACGGTCTTCGCCGCCGGTCGCGCCCGGAAGCCGGAGGCCGAGGCGGGCCTGATCCGTCTGGCCGAGGACCCGCTGTTGCCGGCCATCGTCCGGGCCACGGCCCTGGGGCTCTTGCGCGCCTATCCCAACCCGGCCAGCCACGCCTGTCTGGCCAAGGGGCTCGACGACCCGGACGCCCTGATCCGCTACACCGCCATCCGCAGCCTGGAATACTTCGATCCCGACACAAGGCTCAGGCGCATCGCGCCCAAGCTCTACGACCCGGTCAAGGCGGTGCGCATGGAAGCGGCCATGATGCTCTCCGCCCTGCCGGAAGACCGTCTGCGCCCGGACGACCGGGAGGCCTTTCGCAAGGCCCTTGGCGACTACCGGCAAGCCATGCGCTACAACGCCGACCTGGCCCCGGAGCGCTACAATCTCGGCAACCTGGCCGCCAACCGGCACGATGTGCCGACGGCCATCCGCGAATACGAAAAAGCCATTGCCATCGATTCCCAGTTCTACCCGGCCAAGGTCAATCTGGCCGTCCTTTTGAACGGGCAGGGGAAAAACGAGGAAGCCGAACGGCTCTTGAAGGAAGTCCTGCTGCAACGCCCCGAGCTTTACGAAGTGTCGTATTCGTTGGGACTGCTACTGGCCGAGATGCGCAAGTACAAGGAAGCGGAGCATTATCTGGAAAGCGCCGCGATGGGCATGGACTACGGCCGCGCCTCCTACAACCTGGGCCAGGTGCTGCTGGTGCTTGGGGAGCCCGAGCGGGCGGCGCGGGCGTTTTCGCGGGCCCTGGAGCTCGCTCCCGGGGATCAACAGGCATTTGCCGCCCTGGCCGGGCTTTACCTGCGCACGGGGCGGACGGACAAGGCCAGGGAGCTGGCCGAGCGTCTCCTGCATGAGTTCCCGAACCACCAGGGCGCAAAGCAACTCTTACGTCGCCTGGGGAATTAG
- a CDS encoding QcrA and Rieske domain-containing protein: protein MKRNRKEAAKAMDNAQAEPGRRRFFGWLWAVIGLAAVAEFCWIGVSFLLARKARSAKAAGARIVTAGAVDAFSPDTVTAIPSGQFFLARLPDGGFLALSRTCTHLGCSIHWDAEKSRFQCPCHGSSFSLAGEVLSAPAPRPLDCYPVRIENGLVKVDVAAPRRRDRFEPDQAARI, encoded by the coding sequence ATGAAGCGGAACAGAAAGGAGGCGGCGAAGGCCATGGATAACGCCCAGGCCGAACCCGGCCGCCGCCGGTTCTTCGGCTGGCTGTGGGCCGTGATCGGACTCGCCGCCGTGGCGGAATTCTGCTGGATCGGCGTCTCGTTTCTGCTTGCCCGCAAGGCGCGAAGCGCCAAGGCCGCCGGGGCGCGCATCGTTACCGCCGGGGCCGTCGACGCCTTTTCGCCGGATACGGTGACCGCCATCCCAAGCGGCCAGTTCTTCCTGGCCCGCCTGCCCGACGGCGGTTTTCTGGCCCTGTCGCGCACCTGCACGCACCTGGGCTGCTCGATCCATTGGGACGCGGAAAAAAGCCGCTTCCAGTGCCCCTGCCACGGTTCGAGCTTCAGTCTGGCCGGCGAGGTCCTAAGCGCCCCGGCCCCGAGGCCCCTGGACTGTTACCCGGTGCGCATCGAAAACGGCCTGGTCAAGGTGGACGTGGCCGCCCCGCGCCGCCGGGACCGCTTCGAACCGGATCAGGCCGCCCGGATCTGA